TTTGGAGAAAGAGCATCTCTCTTTAGCCGAGAAAACTCACGAGTTTCTTAATTTAGTTGAGATGATCCTTCAAGATGCGATTGTGCCTCAAGATGTTTTTCTCAAACAATTAGAAGGGTTTATTGTGGCTCAGAAACAGCATCTGGATTTAGAAGAACAATCGGTGCTACCAAAGATTAATCAAACCTTTTCAGCAGAAGATTGGCAGGCTGTTGAATCGATGTGGAGTCAAAATGAATCGGATCCTGTGTTTGGTGAGACGATCGCAGACCGTTATAAACAGATAGCCCAGTTAGTCAGAGCCACTGATCTTGAGTACCATTAATTTAAGTCATCGTAAATAAAAGAGGCATCACTTGGATGCCTCTTTTTTACTAATTCTAAATTTGTTGAATGTCACTAATATCTAAGCAGGCATCCATTTCCATTAGTTCCCTCTCTAGCTGTCGTTTGTCCCTTAGCGCTTCGATTTCTCTCCACATT
This DNA window, taken from Vibrio nitrifigilis, encodes the following:
- a CDS encoding hemerythrin domain-containing protein: MMIERIRREHGYMVRLLAILRHKFEELRAEQGISYSLVKEIVDYLATHSEAIHHPKEDIIYRYYIDKYGVDENMANLEKEHLSLAEKTHEFLNLVEMILQDAIVPQDVFLKQLEGFIVAQKQHLDLEEQSVLPKINQTFSAEDWQAVESMWSQNESDPVFGETIADRYKQIAQLVRATDLEYH
- a CDS encoding DUF3545 family protein gives rise to the protein MDDMHLVELLENEINKIRAARAAKPGKRMWREIEALRDKRQLERELMEMDACLDISDIQQI